gggtgaaattcagtttcctgccctctttcgcgcaggtgatcatgtgactaagcgttagcatcgctcgtttaataaagttttcctttacgactcacactaacaacacatgaagcatctgacgtcaccgacgagcgtctccgtccattactacgcagcttcgattcacgtaacttcacgtttggctataaaggaattccacggtcacatgaccttaggtctcccccgctgagttaaaggaggactagtgttgtagtctcattcggaccgatcccccagggtggggttcaatgactgcttttgaaagtgagtgttaagttgtgttattgtcgaccatgccgttcggacgctagtctggcccgcgttcggttgaagtgggctgcatctggcccgcagctgatttgagtttgagacccctggtctacATGAATATAATTGATTTGACGAGAATTGGAACATACATACCGGCAGAGAAAGGCATGAAGGCCTCTGGTTTCACAAACTCTCCCTGGTCATTGAGGAAGTTTTCAGGGTTGAATTCATTTGGGAATTTCCATTGGCCCTCCTCATTCAGCACTGAGGTGAGATTAGGGATGATCAGAGTACCCTGTGGACAAGACATGAATCAAAAGAGGAATGAATAATTTACAGAGATGTACATTCTCAGCAGAGACGCCTACATTGTTTTACACAATAGTGACAGAAAAGACAGGACCAGTTGCTTCTTACCTTGGGGATGGAATATCCATTGAGCTCTGTGTCTTTAGTTGTACAGTGGAAGACGCTGAGTGGAACAGTGTTGGCTACTCTCTGGAATTCATGGATTACGGCCTGgatgaagaaatatttaaacatcatGTTCCCATACTTAAACACCGGCTCTCAAAAGATCagccacacaaaaaaagcagcaaaatggGAACTGGCACAAGGATTGGTATATATGTGAAATGTGAATTGAATTTATCCCAAGGATGTACCCACGGGTGAACATATTGAATCCAAGATTTATTGGCTATGAGAAAAGTGTGAGATTTACCTGCACATAAGGCATGTTGTTTCTGTCCTCAGAACTGGCCTGATCCTTTCCCTCCAGCACCATGTCTATCTCCTGCTGACAACGCTCTGACAGAAACATGAAGGATGATGAAACTAATTTGCAATATTTTTGATACATTGGAAAATAGTATTATAGGAGTGGATCAATGTTAAACCTATGCGATAGTGGAGAGGAATTCATCCTAATACGTGGCGTCCCCGATAAATaacaaagtcattaaaaagTCTTCTgagcacttattgtaagtcgctttggttaaaagcgtcagctaaatgacatgtaatgtacttTTTTTCACTGCTAGAAATGACCTGATTTTCAGGGAATGGTGAAGAAGGTTAGTTGGTTTCGTTCGCAAGTAGGTGTCTCTGCTCTAGCCCGAACAATGTAGACATTCATATTTTACATATCTGTTGACATTAATGTTAATGTAGCGTGAATGAAATCACTTTGATATGGCTTCTTTCAACTTTGACGAAGAAATATACCGGGCAAGACATTTATGAGAAACCAGACTTCAAACTGATCGCGTCAGTAAACTAAAGaatctttttcttgtgttttaccGACCTTCATACACAACGACACCTATATATTTTCCATGACCTATTCATCAGCCGGGCTTCAATCAGTACTTTCCTCTATGaaccaaatatgttttttcagAAACTGATACATGACTCAGGGTGAACTAGCTGACCATATACACGTGCATAGTTAGCAGCTATTAAGGCTTCTTTGAGACGCATTGGTATAACTACTAAACTACTAACTACAGCCCTGAAACTGAAGCAGTCCAATGGAATTCAGCAATCgttgatttaattatttacacCTGCCAATTTCCTACTTCAAACTGCCTTCTGTTGAAGAGGCTGTCTTTCTGGAATTTGCCAAAGGCCTCTAACAATGACCCGTGGTACACTCGTGAGGGTGGATCTTATTGTCTCAAAGGTGAAAATTGTTGAGGGGGAAAAACTGAAAGCCTTTACTGCAGGGACATACATGATCTATTGCTATTACAAACACTACACTAATCATGCATAACTGGAGTGAGAGCTTTCTGCATATTTGTGGCTACAAGTTGCATCTTGTCACTGATAGGTTAGGGCTAAGAGGTAGGGTCGATTTACATCAATTTGGAAGCACAATAGTTCCCTCCCTGGCATCATCAACCAGCATGCCACAGTGTGCTTGGGAAAGACACCTGACCGGTAAACAGTTCCCCAAGGCTGTGCTGTCCCTTTTTAAGAAAGAGACATTCATTTAATGAGACAATTGATATGTGTTccaaaaaaaataccttttcaaTTCAGGACTTTTACAAAAAGTATTTCTGTATAAAAGAATCTACGATACAAACAATTATGAGCATTCCTTTGTAGAATATTTGCATACCTTGTACTTGTGGGTAGTTCATTAAGTAGAGGAAACCAGTAAGGAGAGTGTTGGAAGTAGTGTCAGTCCCAGCAAAGTGAAGATCCAGAATGTACATAGTCAACTGCTCTTCTGAAAAGGACGACCGATCATCACCCGGCTAAAGAGAGGAGAATGACAATGCAAATGTGAAACTTCGAACTTTAAGGGCAATATTAAATCGTTCATAATCATACCGACatctaaaatgttttactgCAAAATCATGACATCGCCTTTTCTCCTTGTCTCAGTCCTATCTCAGAAACGCTGGCTGGCCAGTTCACCCAACCCCCtgcacctcccccacctcccaatCCTAAGCTTTTGTCAAaaaacaagtttgcattattcaAAAATGTACCCATCTTTTCTGTGTTCAATGATTCACCTTATCCAGCCGATCCAAGTAGCAGTCAACAAAGTCGCGCGGCTCTCCAGGCACTCTGGTCTGCTTGTGCTCATTCATCAAAGTTTTTGCAATCTTCTGACATGTCTGAAAAACATTCACGTCAACATTCATAATATATAATCTACTTTTAATTGACAAAatgcatgcagagagagagagagagagagattaaccTACCTCAACGTTCTTAAAGGCCTGTCGGAAGGGCAGTGGCAGGCTTCTGATCAAAGGAAAGGAGTCATAAAGCTGTGTAAATGAAAAGAACACGTAATTTTAGATTATTTAATATCAAACACGTATATTCTGCATCTTGGCATGAATCGGTCtgaacaaattattttattatcacaTATGGGCTAAGATTCTGTGCTTTGCTGGAAAACAACTCTTCTGTGAGTCAAGGCGAGTAGGTTTGCAAGGATACACATCAATCCATGCTTACGATGCAGGTGCACAGTTTATTCGGACCATCAGTTACTTTAGTGTGGCTTTGGGAAATTCTGGACTAAAGGTTCGTCTTTGTGCACCCCTAGACtggcaaaccaacgtttgcggagatctccatCCATGAATTGGAGGCCAGCGACGGGTCCGCCATAGTctgccaatgacgggttgtagaagtggtcatatttgcgaatttctttttttcttcttgcggATATTTCCGACAAAaactcttcaatctgattcattctctcgtaaaaaatcttcgttttaataatggcagtATTAGGCTATGAAACTGAGACTCCGGAAacgatgtagttagcagaccaatcacagccttgcgggctgcaggaggcttgcatAGCTTTTGAtcctagtctagaaaaatgtgtCGACTCACGGAAGGCGGGGTaaaaaaggcacgcaaggggctcttgcgtctgcgtgtccttgcgtctctctgaaaacgcgcatgcataaactaggcttaactcTCGCGGTTAGGCAATTGTCAGCTTTGCAAGCAACACTACCATTAGCTCCAATTGTAGCTTTTCAATTTGGGCCaacggacaaacaaaacaaaaaggctgagTATGTGGTAAACATTATACCTGCTAACAACCATCTTAGCCTGCTAAAGTTGGCTCTATCACCACCGATCAATGAAGTACGGCCCCACTGAGCCGCAAGTTTAACTGAAGTCAGATGTATCTGATATCTCTGAGCGACATTTGAAGGCAGAAGCATGCCTGTGACTCACCATAGCCCATGGCCCATTGGCTATCTTGGCATTCTCGGTGAAGCATTGAACAAGTGTTTTCATGGTCTCATCCTGATACTCAAAGCGTTTTCCAAATAGAACCTGGCAGATGATGTTGGAGGCCGCATTGTGAAACATGTTTTGAGGACTGAAGGATTTGCCTGGAGAAGACAAAATGTCCACTTAAGTACAACACAGTATTGTGCAACAAAATTAACTTACCAATTAACAAGCAAAAATAATCTATCTTTCACATTAGGataaattacatcacatgtcatttagctgatgcttttatccaaagaatcttacaataagtgcatttcaaccataagaatacagacaaaggaacaataaacaagaaagtgcaatttcatcgaGCTCCACATTGTAACATTATCAAATATTAGTAATTTGATGTCAGTGTCCCTGATTAAAGTGAACGCTGCCATCCATGGGAGGACAGATGACATACCAATGCTCTTCTCCAGCGTGTCCACAGTATATTGTATCTCTCCATGAATCCTCTCCTCCATGCTGTCCTTCCCCATTCCAAAGTTCCTCAAGTTCATCAGAGCAAAGCGACGTTGCTCCTTCCAACTAGAACCGTAATCTGCCAGAATCACTCCTATAAAAGGCAGAGTGGCACAAAAGCATACATAGAAATGTCTCAAGATATCACGGTTTACTTTGATTATAGCAGAGTTTCTCCAGAGCTTGTTAACTTTCTAGCATGAtttatcttttcctctcctcaatATGTTAATGAGAAGATGGTTCCTTCAATGCATAAGACCATGTTGTTTACTTTCTTACATAAGAACTAGAATGACTTTGCGTGTCACCATCTCGTTTGGACTAATTGTGTAATGTTGTGCAATGAAAGGGCTTTTACAGCCAACAGAATTGAATGGAGTTTGACTTTAagtaaacaaaaagaggaacaacATGGCTTTCAGAAAAGACTTGGTTGTTGGAATAATATAGAGTGTCGCCTAACATGTGAGTGGGCAACTGCAGGACAAGTGCATACAAGTTTGATGACTGATGAATGGAGGTCAAGGTTTGATGAAGAAAGGCGATAAGTCCTCTCCAGCTCTGCCTCTTTTTCTCTGGTTAACTGAATTGTAAAACATACATCAGTTACATaagactctttttttccctccttttgatTAGAGAGGTGCCTTCAAACCAAATGCAGCTGCTCTGTATTAAACAAAAACTTAATCCTATAACCCCGGTTTAAgcctcccttcactggttaccggtAAGTGTGGGATTTATCACCTTTAAAAGGCACTTTGGGGTTTACGTCCTAGTCATACTGCTGATTTGCCGCCCCCACATGAGCCAGATCATTCAACAAAGATGATTATAGTCTCCGTGTGACCTTCATTTACTGTATAGCTCAGGTGCCTGCTTCTACCTTCTCAATATTTCCTATCATGCTGTTGAATAGGTCACACATTTCAACGTACTTTGTGATAATAGCGATAAAAAAACTGCACATTGACCCTTGTCAacagtgggtgagtggggagcacggccgtcctccaatcagagggttggtggttcgatcccaggccctgctaaccccgcatgtcgatgtgtctttggcaagacacttaacccaacattgctcctgtagctgtgactacagtgtgtagTTGTAGTCGGaacgggtgaatgatgtcatgtagtgttaaagcgctttgagttgtcggaagactagaaaagtgtcgtagagtccatttaccatttgttttaat
The DNA window shown above is from Gasterosteus aculeatus chromosome X, fGasAcu3.hap1.1, whole genome shotgun sequence and carries:
- the LOC144382959 gene encoding cytochrome P450 2F2-like isoform X2, giving the protein MNGMKTIKEALVTKGVDFAGRPQDLFVNDSTQRKGVILADYGSSWKEQRRFALMNLRNFGMGKDSMEERIHGEIQYTVDTLEKSIGKSFSPQNMFHNAASNIICQVLFGKRFEYQDETMKTLVQCFTENAKIANGPWAMLYDSFPLIRSLPLPFRQAFKNVETCQKIAKTLMNEHKQTRVPGEPRDFVDCYLDRLDKPGDDRSSFSEEQLTMYILDLHFAGTDTTSNTLLTGFLYLMNYPQVQERCQQEIDMVLEGKDQASSEDRNNMPYVQAVIHEFQRVANTVPLSVFHCTTKDTELNGYSIPKGTLIIPNLTSVLNEEGQWKFPNEFNPENFLNDQGEFVKPEAFMPFSAGPRMCLGEGLARMELFLFTVTLLRKFKFIWPEDAGEPDFTPVYGVTLTPKPYRMKVQLRVSQKIPNL
- the LOC144382959 gene encoding cytochrome P450 2F2-like isoform X1, translating into MFASIILLLICVVFIVVQLKSRRPKNFPPGPPVWPILGNILDLSLENPLKDFERLKKTYGNVYSLFLGPKPVVVMNGMKTIKEALVTKGVDFAGRPQDLFVNDSTQRKGVILADYGSSWKEQRRFALMNLRNFGMGKDSMEERIHGEIQYTVDTLEKSIGKSFSPQNMFHNAASNIICQVLFGKRFEYQDETMKTLVQCFTENAKIANGPWAMLYDSFPLIRSLPLPFRQAFKNVETCQKIAKTLMNEHKQTRVPGEPRDFVDCYLDRLDKPGDDRSSFSEEQLTMYILDLHFAGTDTTSNTLLTGFLYLMNYPQVQERCQQEIDMVLEGKDQASSEDRNNMPYVQAVIHEFQRVANTVPLSVFHCTTKDTELNGYSIPKGTLIIPNLTSVLNEEGQWKFPNEFNPENFLNDQGEFVKPEAFMPFSAGPRMCLGEGLARMELFLFTVTLLRKFKFIWPEDAGEPDFTPVYGVTLTPKPYRMKVQLRVSQKIPNL